In the genome of Rhopalosiphum padi isolate XX-2018 chromosome 1, ASM2088224v1, whole genome shotgun sequence, the window gtattacaatttacagtagACGCACTTTTGTCTGAGACACTACACAGTCTTCAGTCGCATTCAGTCGATTTCTCAATCACGCGAACACTAATACTGTTCAcattgtaacatttattatttattagttgatattaaatttaccaaCAACTTGCTGCTACACAGTATTTTAGTCGATGTTTGCGGTTCAGCGACTGAGCgacattgtttacaatttgtacgGTCGAATGTTCATACTGTGAATTGTACATCACATGAATACAATcgtaacttaaataattaatacaatcgGGCTGTGATTCTGGAGAATAATCATGGCCGAAAGTTCGAGCCTGTGGACCACCAAACAAAGGATTCGTCATTTAGATCTACCAATCAAAAATTTTGTCGAGAACGCAATTCCTTACCAAGTGGAGACATTGAAAACCTTAAAATCTAATCTTGCCAAGGTTAGTGTATTGTCTACAGGTTATaccgattatttttattgttctgTTATGTAATTTGTTGCATACAGCAAAGACGTTTAGAAAACCGTAGCAGTATGCGTCAATTACAAATGAAAGCTTTGCAGTCCATCAAACGCTCTACAGCATTGCTTAGAGAAATGGATACCTTAAGAAATCAAGTTGCTGATGTCGATCTACAAACTTTTGATAACTTAATGAATCCAAGCAGGCAATTGATATTGGAAGCAATTGATatgtttaaaagtaatttttttaaatatttttttagacattaactatggtgaatttttttgtttttttttggtttgaatAGATGAAGatttaaatgaatacaaatCTAATGCTGTGCTAGAAGATATGTATAAAGACAATACTGAACAATTAGAAGCAGAAAATCAACAACGtatgttattaatatctatTGAAGAAGAAAAACAAAACCAGGAAAAAATGTTGGCGATTGAATCTGATGTTAAAAATGTAGAGAAAGACATACAAGGCATTCAAGATCTGTTTCGTGATCTCAGTAAATtagtaaatgtatgtattaaaattaagctTACCTTTCATTTATCAATTCTAGTAACtaaactatgaaaaatattatttatttatgcatagatttattattaatatattttctctcAATAGTTCTTTCTTctttcataattattacataacttTCAACTATCTAATCataacaatttatcaaaaataatacatctGTTAAGATTCTATaggaaaataaatgtaaaaataaataatgtatataaattataataggtatagacataatataagaaaaaattaagtacagccttcaaataatatgtttttctcatgttacaaaatatatccaTGACAatctcataaaaatatgtaatgaataatattacatgtcactaattaacagtaataattgaaaataaattactttgatttgattttgattttttattgggGGCATGTTTACTACTTACTAAAAGATTGTAGAAACCaagcaattttatttaaatattaaaaagtttggaATGAATGgattggttttacaatgtttttttttctttgcacCCTTTTTCAGGAAgtcaaaaaatttcaaaattatattgtacgtctattagataataattgaGTCTAGTTGCTACTTTGGTCTTTGAAgagacaattttttatttaattgttaattttcttaaatgtaaagaaaataaactttgaaaaatgttgaaGAAATTTCAGCAAGCATGGGTTTCTTCATGATCATTTTTCCATgatgttttgtaatattaactattgctttcaaatatataataaaacatcacTATTGTTGAGGTGAGTGAAATGTAAAAAATGCCAACATTCATTTTTGTATCTTGTCAGTctatgtattactttttttccTGCTAGAAATCTTATAAGTGAATATGTCCCTAAAGtaagaagtaaaatttacatttaaaaacttgCAAAAATGAATTTGTACTTGCATATTTTGTATACTGTAAAATGAGCTTTTTtcactttatattaaataatctctgattttatttttgtaaatactaaaatgtaaatttttgtgTATTGTAATCAACGGtttaatttgttgaaaat includes:
- the LOC132928599 gene encoding syntaxin-17, whose translation is MAESSSLWTTKQRIRHLDLPIKNFVENAIPYQVETLKTLKSNLAKQRRLENRSSMRQLQMKALQSIKRSTALLREMDTLRNQVADVDLQTFDNLMNPSRQLILEAIDMFKNEDLNEYKSNAVLEDMYKDNTEQLEAENQQRMLLISIEEEKQNQEKMLAIESDVKNVEKDIQGIQDLFRDLSKLVNDQKEDVEKVEAHTETTQENVIQAEQSLRKAAKLKKMSYPLIGAVVGSCVGGPLGCLAGAKVGVFATVTCFVLGFTGGKVLKDKSNAVEETENTTNVLINQTVKSHTE